In Danio aesculapii chromosome 8, fDanAes4.1, whole genome shotgun sequence, the genomic stretch agggatagatcccgccaaaatgaaaattctgtcttcatttacactCATTCTTCGAGAGggatctggatgcagacctggtgcagtgcaatctgagctgcatgcaatgctttttaatgcgctcacctaaccccacccctaacccaacCTGTCACAATGACGTCACACACTGGATTGAGTGCATTCTGTCTGACATTGcagagtgatgcaatctcagcttgcatcataaaggctgcatccagatactattgcactcttcacttgttccagcTTGAGTTTTTTGGAAACTTTCCTatgtgattacaggttttcagtaagtcaggggtgagtaaatgatgacagaataagaAATTTTTTAGGGAACTatcctttttaaatatatatattttttgtttcatctAATGATTCCTTTTATGAAAATGCCTGAAAAGATTTATTACTATGTAAATATATTGAATGAGGATTTTTTCTGTAAATCATGTTTGTTAAGCATCTTAAGTTGCTGTTTTTTCTTATAAGCATGTGAGCCTGATGAAGGTCTTTGACCCAAAATGTTGCTAGTTTAAATATTATATGAATGAGTTATTAACAGTGTGCAGATCTTTTGGTGTGTTTTTTGATATAATGTTTTGTGAATAGCTTTTtgaaaattatgaaaaatgtatGGAGATTATATTTGGGCTcagaaatacaaattaaagaggACGCATTCTAATGTAAATAGCCCCTTTTCATTTTGACTAAGGCACATTTAAGGTTGATTATAAAAAGCTGTGTCAATAGtgctgtgttttgttctgttaaatACAGGCCTCTGCTCAGAGGGTTGGCTTTTATATAAGAACACCTGTTATTTGTTAGAGAATGTTTATGGGACATGGGAATCCTCAAAGTCTTTATGCCTCAGCCGTGGGGCACATCTGATGGTAGTGGACAGCGAGGAGGAGCTGGTGAGAACAAATACTTTTAGTAAAAATACTCTTAAAGTGACAGGatttttgtttcaaataaatgctgttttttgaaCTGCTTTTTCAAGAATTCAGCTTTGCAAACATgtgaataaaatatgttttaaaatatatgctaAAACAGAAAAAAGTTGTTTTAGATCCTTGGCTAATTTTTGCAATTGTATAACATTATTGTATTTACTTCGATCAAATATATAACCGCATATTTATAATATAACCAAATAACCAGCTGTATAATTAAAGCACATTTGTACCTCTTTGTTTTAGGAGTTCATTTcaagagttgttcagaaatggaCTGACTACTGGATAGGTCTCAAGAGGGACAAAATGGGCAAATGGTCCTGGGTTAATGGAGATGATTATCATTCAAATCTACAGTAAGCCAGCACTGCCTTCTATATATACGGTCAAGCATGGacttattcatacccctggcaaattctgaatgACTTACAGTAGTTACtattattcaaccagcaagttttttttgttgACCAGAAATGGCACAGGCTTATCCCAACAGATtataagacgatgtacaagaggcatcattgtggaaaaaaatatttctcagcttttatttacgtTTGAACGaaaagtggcatgtccaaaaTTAATCCTACCCACCTCAATAATCAGTAGAAAAGTCTTTATTGGCTATTAGAGCAATAAAATGCTTCCTATAATTGCTGACCAGCTTTTTGCATGTCTCCACTGGTGTTTTTGCCCACACATCTTTAGCGATGAGCTCCAAATCTTTCAGACTGGAGGGTCTTCTTACCATCaccctgatctttagctccctccacagattctcagTTGGATTTAGGACAGGACtatggctgggccactgcaaaatgttaatgtttttgtctgctaacTATTTCTCCACcatttttgctgtgtgttttgggtCGTTGTCCTGCTGTCAGTTTCTCTGCAGACtgcctgttgttgttgttgtgaattTTGATCTATTGCTCTGTTTTTATGGAGCTGTTTATTGTGATTACGTTCCCTGGTTCATTATGTTTGACAGTAGGGATGGTGTTCTTAGGGTTGAAGGCTTCTccttttttttgccaaataaagGCTACATCATTGTGACCAAACAATTACATTTGTTTCATCAGACCATACAATTGGTGGTGCGGTGgcgcagttgcctcacagcaagaaagtcactggtttgagcctaggctggattagttggcatttctgtgtggagtttgcatgttctccccgttttcatgtgggtttcctctgggtgctctggtttccccacagtccaaagacatgcgctataggtgaattgaataaggccatagtgtatgtgtgtgaatgtgagtgtatgggtgtttcccagtgatgggttgcacctgaaagggcatgcgctgtgtaaaacatatgctggataagttgtcattCCGTCATTCCGCCTTGGCGACcccttaataaagggactaagccgaaaagaaaatgaatgaatgatgaatgaccATACAACCGAAGACCAGAAGTCTTCTTTTACCAGATAAGCATTTGCAAAGGCCAAGTGGGCATTTTTTGTGCCTTCTCTGGAAAAGTAGCGAATTGTTACAGTACAACCAATTATAAATTTTTAGCAAACTTTATGTTGTCTGGGATTGCTTTTGAGAATCTATAAAGAAGGGCAGCCATATTAATATcatgatgtatttgtggtgtaataattatagaaaacaaaattgactgaaagCCAAAGCAGAAAGAAAAACTatgcattttgtaaataaaaatattagtgtGTAAATGGCCTAAAAGTGTTGTATGGTCAGTATTTCATGATGTTGATTAATATATACAGCAGCACAAATCCAGAACTGCTCCACATCCAAACAATCTTATTTCAATACTAGATTACAGCAAGATTCGTTAGTGCGCAACATTCAAACTCATAAGAAAGATTTTCGTTTTTGGTTGAAAACATTACTGTGTAAACATTGCATAACCGAGTTGAGAAACACcagcaaacacaacaacaaaaacaactgaatGTCAAAGTATGAGTCCACAGGAAACATTGTTAAGCAGACTACAAGCAGATGACATACCAAAAAGGCTTACACGTTGTCTTCTTAATTGATTGTGTTTTGTGTACTTTTCAGCTTCTGGGATGAAAATCAGCCTGCTCATGCTGGTATGGAGTCCTGTGTCTACTTAAAAGGAACCGACACAGTGCATCGGAAGCTGTTTCATGATTCTGACTGCAGCAGTCAGCGATTTCACATTTGTGAACACCAACTATAGAAACCGTGTTTTAGGAAACATTGCCTATTTGCCTGTTCTCTTAAAAATCCTGCTCTGGATGGACTTTATACGTGTCTTCTTTTGGGATTTAAACTGTACCTGCTTGACTGGTGCACATGTACTTGAGCTTTTTACGTTTGTTTAAGTGCAAAGACATTTATTTTGTTCATCTTATCTTTGAAGCTATTTTATTTGAGCAGATATCATTGTATGttacataattattatattattataatttctaaGTTTATGTAAAAAATCTTGAGTCACTCAAAAGCTcttttaatttacagtaacaCAACTAATTTCAATTTGGAATTGTTGTAATTAAATGAAGtgtgattttaattaaaaaagaaaaggattTGACAAACACATTCAGAAGTGTTCATTGATGATATATAGTGATCAAAATGTATACGTACAATCTGTTGGATTTAaaagggattgttcactcaaaaaacGTAGATTCTGTTACCATTCACTCACACTCCTGATACTGATACcctgaagaatgttgaataaaatgaccaataaaatgaccatgttcttactatggatgtcaatgatttttccaacattcttctgaatatcttgttttgtgtttacagcGTTCAGAACCACTTGAAACTTTTAGATTTATgttgaactgtgcctttaacagACAAGCCTTATTTTGAACTGAGGCAATAAAAGTGAGAAGGGTATAAACAGAAGTcagagccagctccaagtgggtgggacttgagctttttatttatttaatgtcttgtacatgacacggAGCCCAATATTGTGCTTTTTGAATGTCTActccaacctcacagtaacctgatgtgttttatcaACGTCTACTCCACCCACACCACCTAAACCCAGCCCACCTGTGgcgtaagtccctcccacttggaggtcacccaacctacttgtAGTGTAATACCTaccacttggaggtctccaggCTGCATCAGTACCTACTTGGTAAAAGTAACCAGTAAAAAATCAAGATTACAATTAATTAGACCTCTAGGGGTGAGCGGGATGAACTGCAGGTGAAGAAATTACAATGGAGACACCAGTTCTTCTTCAAATATGCAGGTATTTTGGTCCTTCATAAACATCATGAGCAAACAGCTCCAAAACCCAAATCATTTTCAAATCCAAGTCAAGAGATTATTTTCCAGTTTCCATATTGACTGCAGGATATTGGTtgaaagaatttttaaaaatattttgaaagtgTCTTTTGCTCACCACAACTTCATTTGTTCAAGAATGCCATACAAATAGTAGCAACAGTAATATTACATTAGTCTAATCATGTTGGCAAGGACAAACTTAACTTTcatttcatgccgactttaacGTCCTGGAGGTAAAGTTTTTTTCACAGAAAACACCCCTCACATTTTCTTCAGAGGATGTATGAAATCCACATGAAGCATGCAGATTCACTCAGCTTGTCCCCAGTGGTGAATAACTAAACAGGTTTCATAGTTTTTAATTGATCTGGGATcagaaaatgtacatataaagagttcagatgcaaaagccgctaaacgccacttccaccaaaaatgagataatgacattgagtgaatacTTTAGGCACGTAATACACCATAAACAAATAGATTTACTTcgaatcatctaaatcgcagcgtcagctcattcagaaataacagtttgcatttcacgaaagacagatttaagatgctgttcttttatcccacatggatgctatgaggataaacaagggaccaagaccttaagtatggtgagaatgaatgaatgacagcttctaaaattatcTGAGAGatatcccctttttgcccagtaggcctaccttgtgttttattagctaatgtaagctatttttaaaagataaatataatgtataaaacttaacattatttatattactttatattacctATAAGTAtgataagttttttttatataaatagacaatgcacagatattgatgtttcataatgttttacactacattatttgaatctaccaagctcaGATTACAATGTTTGCTAAACATTGCTCTACTTGCGttaaatccaaatcccaaatatcagaaatgacaa encodes the following:
- the si:ch211-170d8.8 gene encoding C-type lectin domain family 4 member E, which encodes MQTDKLAEDVEGNPDRVDPYYQQGKVACAMFTVLLLFSFLVIGIVTGLNFKKSSQEDQNRGLLSDDITPIPFQYKSDKGLCSEGWLLYKNTCYLLENVYGTWESSKSLCLSRGAHLMVVDSEEELEFISRVVQKWTDYWIGLKRDKMGKWSWVNGDDYHSNLHFWDENQPAHAGMESCVYLKGTDTVHRKLFHDSDCSSQRFHICEHQL